TGTTGCCGATTCTAGCTTCCATTGCGGCTAAAATATCGGATTTATCCTTGCCGCGGACGGCCAGGATAAACGGAAAGCCAAACTTGCCGGTATATTCGCGGTTGCTTGCCGTAAATACCTCGAACTCTTCCGGCGTCAGCCTGTCGAGCCCCGCTCCCTGCTGCTCCTTCGTCGAATAATCGCCAATCTTGATTCGGGTAGCCAGATCGGGATGCTCGCTGAACAGCTTAAGCTTAGTCTCGTCCGAAGAATGTACGACAACCTTCACCATGGCGTCATGCAGCTCGTCGACCGATCGGAAGGGGCGGGCAGCAAAGGCGGATTCGGCAACCCAAGGCGAATGCTCGA
This region of Paenibacillus sp. JDR-2 genomic DNA includes:
- the uraD gene encoding 2-oxo-4-hydroxy-4-carboxy-5-ureidoimidazoline decarboxylase — its product is MNLNLSAINEMPKESFIEALGAIFEHSPWVAESAFAARPFRSVDELHDAMVKVVVHSSDETKLKLFSEHPDLATRIKIGDYSTKEQQGAGLDRLTPEEFEVFTASNREYTGKFGFPFILAVRGKDKSDILAAMEARIGNSFEEEADEALWQIARITKFRLQDLITE